In Runella sp. SP2, the genomic window GGAGCGTTTAAAAGTGGTAAAACCAAGGTGTTGATTGCGACCGACATCAGTGCCCGTGGAATCGATATTCCAAACGTGGACTATGTGATTAACTACGACTTGCCCGACGAGGTCGAAAACTACGTACACCGCGTGGGGCGTACGGGCCGTGGGACACAACGCGGAAGCGCGGTATCGTTTTGCAGTACGGAGGAAAAACCGAAACTGGCCGCCATTGAAGAATACGTAGGAAAACCTGTTACGGTACTCCAACTCAGCAAAGCCGAATACGACGGTATTGTGGACACAAGCAACGACCCCGCAGGCAATATCAAGTCGCTTCTCCAAGAAATTGAAGACCTCGAAGCCGACAAAAAACTCCGTCAGGGAAGAAAGAGAGGAAAGAAAAAACGAGGATAGGGGCTTGCTTTCAAACCTGATTCATCTTACTACTAAGATCTAGCTCCTCGGGAGCAATAAATACTAGCTTTCTGTTTTAATGCGTTCAACCTAGTTCTTGATAAAAATTAGAGACATGCTACTCTAGGTATCAAGGCGTGCAATAAGTTTTTCTTCCCGTACTCCTACATACTTCAAGAATTATGTATATTTGTTAACAAAGAAATCTGTAAACCACTCATGGACATTCAAGCCCACAAATTAGAATTTTTGTCAGAGTATCTTCGAGTTAATGATGAAACGATACTACTCAAATTGTCTAATCTTTTGCGTCAAGAGCGTCAAAAACGCGTAAAAGATAAGTTGAAACCCATGACTCAGGAAGAACTATCAAGCAAACTCAAAAGAGCAGAAAACGATATTCTGGAAGGTAACGTAATGAACCAAGAAGAGATTGAAGCCTTTTTCAAGAAGAGACCCTAAGCACCTCAGGTTATAATCCCACCCTCAAAACCCCACTCGAAACACCGTTTTACCCACTTCTTCGGTTTGGAGTGAGGCTGAGAAGCCGTGGTTGTGCAAAATCTCACGCACAAGGGTAAGACCAATCCCCTGCCCGTTTTTCTTGGTAGAAAAAAATGGGGTAAACAACTGAGCCGCCACGTCGGCGGAGATTCCTGCGCCGCTGTCGATGATTTCTAACTGGGACGGAGATGTTTTGAAGACGACTTTTCCACCACTTCCGATGCTTTCAAACGCATTTTTAATCACGTTTACCAGCACTTGTTCCAACTGCTGACGGTCGGCGTCGAGCCAAATCGGCTGGGGGTGAAGCGCCCATTCCAATGTTATTTCGCGGCTTCGGGCGTTGAATTCCATCAATTTGGCCATGTTTTCAAGCAATTCGTGCAAGTCAAGGCGCTGTTTTTGGGGCATTGGTAAACGGACAATGTCCGCAAAATTTCGCATAAACTGATTCAGGTGGTCGTTGCGTTCCATCGCTATCCGCACCGCGCTTTGGACGTCAGGGTTTTCGCCCAAATAATATAAAGTCGAGTCTAAAATCGAGTTAACGGCTCCAATTGAGTTGTTGACTTCGTGCGCCATCAAGCGAATGACTTTCCCATAGGCATTTTTTTCGGCGGCCAAAATCTCCGCCGTTAGTTCTTCCAACATCACAAAATACCGAGGAAAACCGCGGTCGATAAAATGGGCTTTTTGGCATTTAAAGAGCGCTACCCCGTTGAAATTGAACGTACGTGCTTCGCCCGTTTTCAAACGACTCAATGCTTGTAGTATCGGATGTGAGCTTTCGGTCAGCGACTGCTGAAGAAGTTGTCGAGCAGGTATTCCCACTATTTCTTCAGCCTTGGGGTTTAGGTCGGTGATGTGTTGGTCAAAATCCAACATCAATATCCCCGTTGGCGAAGTGGCAACGAGTTTTTGGAGAAAATAATGCTGTTCTTGTTGCTGTGTCCGTTCGGTACGAAGTTGGTCAATCATTTGGTTATAGACCTCAATGAGTTGATCCATTTCGTACTTGCCCGTTTTTAAAAATTTAACGTTAAAATCGCGGTCATGAATGGCTTCCACGCCCGTCATCAACAGCTTTAGCGGCTGAATCAGGTCTTGATATACCTGCCACGAAAAAAACAATGAAAGCAAAATGAACGCTTCCGAAAGTATAAACAACAGCGGTTTTGTAAAAAAAATCGCGAACGAAAGTCCCAAGGCTACCAAATGAATGATAGCAATAAAAACGATAAATTTGGTGCCTAGTCTCATAACTCCATGAATTTAGAAGCGCATTACCAACAGATGTGGCTCGCGGCCAACGAAGGATTCGCGAAGGGTCTTTTTGAGTACGACCCGCTGATTGATTCCCCCGCTGATACACGTCGTGGTATTACGCTTATTGCACGGCCGTCGGAAGAAAGTAAGCAGCAAATTCGTACGATGCTTGATGCGTTATTTCTCCTAGAACCTCAGCAATATTACTACCCTTTGACGGATATTCATCTGACAGTCTTGTCGATTATTTCGTGTTACGAAGGTTTTTCACTTTCAACGATTCATCCGCAAGAGTACATTGACCGTATCCGTGAGGTTGTTAAAAAATATGCGGGTTTTCGGGTGCGTTTTTCGGGTATTACTGCCTCCTCAAGCTGTGTACTTGTACAAGGTTTTCCGATGGACGATACCCTAGCTGCCATTCGTAACGACCTCCGAACGACTTTCAAAACATCATCGCTGCAGCATTCTATTGACAAACGTTATAGCATTCAAACGGCGCATTCGACCGTGATTCGTTTCCATGTCCCGCTCGTGCAGCCCGTTGCTTTTGTGGAGCGTCTTCAAGCATTTTATGTGTACGATTTTGGTACGTTTGACGTCAATATGTTGGAGCTTGTTTTCAACGATTGGTACCAGCGTACTGAAAATTCCTTGCTGCTAGCGCCATTTTTTTGGGCTAGTTAATGCCAATCTATTCACGCAAAGTCGCAGTGACGCAAAGAATACAAAAAGCTGATTATCTAAGCCTTAGAAGCTCTACGTGAAGTATCCATTAATTTTGCTTTTTTGCCTCACTTGCAAATTTGCCCATTTATTTACTTTACTCTTCATCAAAAGGGATATTAAACTTTTCCAAACGTCGGTAAAGTGCGGAACGAGTAATGCCCAACGATTTGGCTACGCGAGCGACTTTCCCGCGGTGAAACTCCATTGCCCGACGAATCATCTGAATTTCCATTTCTTCGAGCGTCATGCTACCCACATCTGGGAGGGTCGAAGGAGGAGTGGAGAGTGTCGAATTTTTAGAACCTTGGTAATTTTGTTGAAAATCTTCAATCGTTAGTACGTCGCGATGGCTAATCAGTACCGTACGTTCTACCAAATTTTTAAGCTGTCGAATATTTCCAGGCAAGTTCAGGTTTTTTAGCCACTGTAATGCTTCTCGTGTTACTTGTAAATGGGGGCGTTGGTAGATTTGGCGCAAGTTATCCACAAAAAACTCCACCAACAGTGGAATATCATTGGGACGCTCACGCAAAGCGGGCAAGTGGATGATAATCAAATTGATTCGGTACAGCAAATCTTCGCGAAATGTACCTTTTGCCACCATTTCTTCGAGGTTTCGGTTCGTAGCACAAATCACTCGTACATCCACCGATTTGGTTTTACTACTTCCCAACACCTCGTAGGTTCGGTCTTGCAATACCCGCAACAGCTTGACTTGACTACTGGCGTCGAGTTCGCCGATTTCGTCCAAAAAGATGGTTCCTCGGTTCGCCATTTCAAAGCGCCCTGTGCGGTCAAAACGAGCGTCGGTAAACGCTCCGCGAACGTGCCCAAACATCTCGGACTCAAAAAGGCTGGTCGAAACTCCACCCAAATTGACCTTGACAAACGGTCGCTTGGCACGTTGGCTATTTTGATGGATGGCTTCGGCCACCAATTCTTTTCCCGTGCCACTTTCTCCCAAAATCAGCACCGAGGCATCGGTATGCGCGATGCGGCCAATGGTCTGTAAAATCTGTACCAATTGTGGTGACTCTCCTACGATTTGCGCAAAATCAAACTGCTTGTCCAACGCACGGCGGGAAAGGGCAGTGGGCAAGGGGCGAGGGGCAATCGGTGAGGAATCTGGCATTTCTTCTGCCCTTTGCTCCTTGCCCTTTGCTTCTGAATGGGCCAAAGCCAGGGCCGTCCGCACTGACTGTATCAAATGCGCGTTTTGCCACGGTTTGTTAATAAAATCAGCCGCGCCGAGTTTCATTCCTTGTACGGCCAAGTCGATGGTAGCCCAGCCCGTAATGAGAATCACAGGTAGTGTTGGCTTCAAGGTTTTTAGCTCCTGAAGCATCTGTAACCCATCTCTGCCTGAAGTTTCGTTGGAAAAATTCATATCGAGCAATACCAATGCCACTTCGTGCCGCTTCAGAATCCGAAACGCGTCGTCGGGGTTGTGCGCAACGGCCACGTCAAACCCCTCCTTCCGCGCCAAAAGTGAAAGTGAAGTACAAACAGCAATATCGTCGTCAATGATTAGAAGCATGGGGAGGAGAGCATAGGGTATTGGGCAAAGGGCACGGGCGTTATATTATTTAAGGGCCTTTTGAAAATTTGTAATTTTTCTACTCAATTCTTCTAAACGAGCAAATAACGCCTCTTTTTCCGTAAGTGAGACATAATTTCGTCGTTCTGAAATAATTAGAATATTAGCACACTCATAGCAAGAACGTCTGGCATAATTCAAAAACTGGGAAAATTCTGGTTTCGATGAAGATCCAGCTCCTTCTGCTATGTTATTTGAAATGCTCATCGCTGCCCCCCTAAGTTGTTCTGCAAAACGGTATTTTTTCTTTTCTTCGAGTCTATCCGCAATATCATACAACTCATCGCCTATTT contains:
- a CDS encoding PAS domain-containing sensor histidine kinase, with amino-acid sequence MRLGTKFIVFIAIIHLVALGLSFAIFFTKPLLFILSEAFILLSLFFSWQVYQDLIQPLKLLMTGVEAIHDRDFNVKFLKTGKYEMDQLIEVYNQMIDQLRTERTQQQEQHYFLQKLVATSPTGILMLDFDQHITDLNPKAEEIVGIPARQLLQQSLTESSHPILQALSRLKTGEARTFNFNGVALFKCQKAHFIDRGFPRYFVMLEELTAEILAAEKNAYGKVIRLMAHEVNNSIGAVNSILDSTLYYLGENPDVQSAVRIAMERNDHLNQFMRNFADIVRLPMPQKQRLDLHELLENMAKLMEFNARSREITLEWALHPQPIWLDADRQQLEQVLVNVIKNAFESIGSGGKVVFKTSPSQLEIIDSGAGISADVAAQLFTPFFSTKKNGQGIGLTLVREILHNHGFSASLQTEEVGKTVFRVGF
- a CDS encoding 2'-5' RNA ligase family protein; this encodes MNLEAHYQQMWLAANEGFAKGLFEYDPLIDSPADTRRGITLIARPSEESKQQIRTMLDALFLLEPQQYYYPLTDIHLTVLSIISCYEGFSLSTIHPQEYIDRIREVVKKYAGFRVRFSGITASSSCVLVQGFPMDDTLAAIRNDLRTTFKTSSLQHSIDKRYSIQTAHSTVIRFHVPLVQPVAFVERLQAFYVYDFGTFDVNMLELVFNDWYQRTENSLLLAPFFWAS
- a CDS encoding sigma-54 dependent transcriptional regulator, giving the protein MLLIIDDDIAVCTSLSLLARKEGFDVAVAHNPDDAFRILKRHEVALVLLDMNFSNETSGRDGLQMLQELKTLKPTLPVILITGWATIDLAVQGMKLGAADFINKPWQNAHLIQSVRTALALAHSEAKGKEQRAEEMPDSSPIAPRPLPTALSRRALDKQFDFAQIVGESPQLVQILQTIGRIAHTDASVLILGESGTGKELVAEAIHQNSQRAKRPFVKVNLGGVSTSLFESEMFGHVRGAFTDARFDRTGRFEMANRGTIFLDEIGELDASSQVKLLRVLQDRTYEVLGSSKTKSVDVRVICATNRNLEEMVAKGTFREDLLYRINLIIIHLPALRERPNDIPLLVEFFVDNLRQIYQRPHLQVTREALQWLKNLNLPGNIRQLKNLVERTVLISHRDVLTIEDFQQNYQGSKNSTLSTPPSTLPDVGSMTLEEMEIQMIRRAMEFHRGKVARVAKSLGITRSALYRRLEKFNIPFDEE
- a CDS encoding four helix bundle protein translates to MIERKFRFEDLEIWKIAIEIGDELYDIADRLEEKKKYRFAEQLRGAAMSISNNIAEGAGSSSKPEFSQFLNYARRSCYECANILIISERRNYVSLTEKEALFARLEELSRKITNFQKALK